A portion of the Citrobacter rodentium NBRC 105723 = DSM 16636 genome contains these proteins:
- the ridA gene encoding 2-iminobutanoate/2-iminopropanoate deaminase gives MSKTIATENAPAAIGPYVQGVDLGSMIITSGQIPVDPKTGSVPEEVSAQARQSLENVKAIVEAAGLQVGDIVKTTVFVKDLNDFATVNATYEAFFAEHNATFPARSCVEVARLPKDVKIEIEAIAVRR, from the coding sequence ATGAGCAAAACTATCGCGACGGAAAATGCACCCGCAGCTATCGGTCCATATGTTCAGGGCGTGGATCTGGGCAGCATGATCATCACCTCCGGCCAGATCCCGGTTGATCCGAAAACCGGCAGCGTACCGGAAGAGGTATCCGCCCAGGCGCGTCAGTCGCTGGAAAACGTGAAAGCTATCGTTGAAGCGGCTGGTCTGCAGGTGGGCGACATCGTGAAAACCACCGTGTTTGTAAAAGATCTGAACGACTTCGCCACCGTCAACGCCACCTACGAAGCGTTTTTCGCCGAGCACAACGCCACCTTCCCGGCACGCTCCTGCGTGGAAGTCGCGCGTCTGCCGAAAGACGTGAAAATTGAAATCGAAGCGATCGCCGTGCGTCGCTAA
- a CDS encoding GNAT family N-acetyltransferase: MNAAQSLTLRRLTANDNQAIAAIIRQVSAEYGLTADKGYTVADPNLDELYQLYCQPGHAYWVVEHNGEVVGGGGIAPLSCSEPDICELQKMYFLPDIRGKGLAKKLALMALDHARELGFKRCYLETTAFLREAIGLYEHLGFEHISEPLGCTGHVDCEVRMLKSL, encoded by the coding sequence ATGAATGCTGCACAATCCCTTACTCTACGCCGCCTGACGGCTAACGATAACCAGGCTATCGCTGCGATTATCCGTCAGGTTTCCGCCGAATATGGTCTTACCGCCGACAAAGGCTATACCGTCGCCGATCCGAATCTGGACGAACTGTATCAGCTTTACTGTCAGCCGGGTCATGCCTACTGGGTGGTGGAGCACAACGGCGAAGTCGTGGGCGGCGGCGGCATTGCGCCATTGTCCTGTAGCGAACCGGACATTTGCGAACTGCAAAAAATGTATTTTTTACCGGACATTCGGGGAAAAGGGCTGGCGAAAAAACTGGCGCTGATGGCGCTGGATCACGCCCGTGAACTGGGATTTAAACGCTGCTATCTGGAAACCACCGCCTTCCTGCGCGAAGCGATTGGCCTGTACGAACATTTAGGCTTTGAGCATATCAGCGAGCCGCTTGGCTGCACCGGACACGTCGACTGCGAAGTACGGATGCTCAAATCCCTGTAA
- the rraB gene encoding ribonuclease E inhibitor RraB produces the protein MANPELLEEQREETRLIIEELLEDGSDPDALYTIEHHLSADDLETLEKAAVEAFKLGYEVTEPEELEVEEGDTVICCDILSECALNAELIDAQVEQLMTLAEKYDVEYDGWGTYFEDPNGEEGEGDDEDYVDEDDDGVRH, from the coding sequence ATGGCAAACCCGGAACTACTGGAAGAACAGCGTGAAGAGACGCGCCTGATTATTGAAGAATTACTCGAGGACGGCAGCGACCCGGACGCGCTGTATACCATTGAGCACCACCTTTCCGCTGACGACCTGGAAACGCTGGAAAAGGCAGCGGTAGAAGCGTTTAAACTCGGCTACGAAGTCACCGAGCCGGAAGAGCTGGAGGTGGAAGAGGGCGACACGGTGATCTGCTGCGATATCCTCAGCGAATGCGCGCTGAATGCCGAGCTGATCGACGCTCAGGTTGAGCAACTGATGACCCTGGCGGAGAAATATGACGTCGAGTACGACGGCTGGGGCACCTACTTTGAAGATCCGAACGGCGAAGAAGGTGAAGGCGACGACGAAGACTACGTCGATGAAGATGACGACGGCGTGCGCCATTAA
- the pyrB gene encoding aspartate carbamoyltransferase, with translation MANPLYQKHIISINDLSRDDLNLVLATAAKLKANPQPELLKHKVIASCFFEASTRTRLSFETSMHRLGASVVGFSDSANTSLGKKGETLADTISVISTYVDAIVMRHPQEGAARLATEFSGQVPVLNAGDGSNQHPTQTLLDLFTIQETQGRLDNLHVAMVGDLKYGRTVHSLTQALAKFDGNRFYFIAPDALAMPQYILDMLDEKGIVWSLHASIEEVMAEVDILYMTRVQKERLDPSEYANVKAQFVLRASDLTGARENMKVLHPLPRIDEIATDVDKTPHAWYFQQAGNGIFARQALLALVLNRDLAL, from the coding sequence ATGGCTAATCCGCTATATCAAAAACACATCATTTCCATAAACGACCTTAGTCGCGACGACCTCAATCTGGTGCTGGCGACAGCGGCGAAATTAAAAGCGAACCCGCAGCCGGAGCTGCTGAAGCATAAAGTGATCGCCAGCTGCTTCTTCGAAGCCTCCACCCGTACCCGTCTGTCTTTTGAAACCTCCATGCACCGCCTGGGCGCCAGCGTGGTCGGTTTTTCCGACAGCGCCAACACCTCGCTGGGTAAAAAAGGCGAAACGCTGGCGGACACCATTTCGGTGATCAGCACCTACGTCGACGCCATTGTGATGCGCCACCCGCAGGAAGGCGCGGCGCGTCTGGCGACCGAGTTTTCCGGCCAGGTGCCGGTGCTTAACGCCGGCGACGGTTCTAACCAGCATCCGACCCAGACGCTGCTGGATCTGTTTACCATTCAGGAAACCCAGGGGCGACTGGATAACCTGCACGTGGCGATGGTCGGCGACCTGAAATATGGCCGCACCGTCCACTCGCTGACCCAGGCGCTGGCGAAATTTGACGGCAACCGCTTCTATTTCATCGCGCCGGACGCGCTGGCGATGCCGCAGTACATTCTCGATATGCTCGATGAAAAAGGTATTGTCTGGAGCCTGCACGCATCCATCGAAGAGGTGATGGCGGAAGTGGATATTCTGTATATGACCCGCGTACAGAAAGAGCGTCTCGACCCGTCGGAGTATGCCAACGTTAAAGCGCAGTTTGTCCTGCGCGCCAGCGATCTGACAGGCGCGCGTGAAAACATGAAGGTGCTGCATCCGCTGCCGCGAATTGATGAAATCGCCACCGACGTCGATAAAACCCCGCACGCCTGGTATTTCCAGCAGGCGGGTAACGGTATTTTTGCGCGCCAGGCGTTACTGGCGCTGGTTCTGAATCGCGATCTGGCACTGTAA
- the mgtA gene encoding magnesium-translocating P-type ATPase has product MFKNITRQLFARLSRHLPDRLVHRDPLPNARTYVCTSPSSSLSEQCLKAAMMDEATLWKTFNAHPEGLNHAEVEAAREKHGPNQLPTQKPSPWWVHLWDCYRNPFNILLTILGAISYATEDLFAAGVIGLMVAISTLLNFVQEARSTKAADALKAMVSNTATVLRVINEKGESGWLELPIDQLVPGDVIKLSAGDMIPADLRVIQARDLFVAQASLTGESLPVEKFAASREAAHSNPLECDTLCFMGTNVVSGTAQAIVIATGGNTWFGQLAGRVSEQETEQNAFQQGISRVSMLLIRFMLVMAPVVLVINGYTKGDWWEAALFALSVAVGLTPEMLPMIVTSTLARGAVKLSKQKVIVKHLDAIQNFGAMDILCTDKTGTLTQDKIVLENHTDISGKSCEHVLHSAWLNSHYQTGLKNLLDTAVLEGVDEASACELAARWQKIDEIPFDFERRRMSVVVAEEAAVHQLVCKGALQEILNVCSRVRHNGEIVPLDDSMLRRVKRVTDSLNRQGLRVVAVATKYLPAREGDYQRIDESDLILEGYIAFLDPPKETTAPALKALKASGITVKILTGDSELVAAKVCHEVGLDAGEVVIGSDIEEISDDELAALAQRTTLFARLTPMHKERIVTLLKREGHVVGFMGDGINDAPALRAADIGISVDGAVDIAREAADIILLEKSLMVLEEGVIEGRRTFSNMLKYIKMTASSNFGNVFSVLVASAFLPFLPMLPLHLLIQNLLYDVSQVAIPFDNVDDEQIQQPQRWNPADLGRFMIFFGPISSIFDILTFCVMWWVFHANVPEAQTLFQSGWFVVGLLSQTLIVHMIRTRRVPFIQSRAAWPLLLMTMVVMAVGIALPFSPLAGYLQLQALPLSYFPWLVAILAGYMTLTQLVKGFYSRRYGWQ; this is encoded by the coding sequence ATGTTTAAAAATATCACTCGTCAACTCTTTGCCCGGCTCAGCCGCCATTTACCCGATCGCCTGGTACACCGCGATCCGTTACCGAACGCCCGGACGTACGTCTGTACCTCGCCCTCTTCTTCACTTAGCGAACAGTGCCTGAAGGCGGCGATGATGGATGAGGCGACGCTGTGGAAAACCTTCAACGCCCATCCGGAAGGGCTGAATCACGCGGAAGTGGAAGCGGCGCGCGAAAAGCACGGCCCGAATCAACTGCCCACTCAGAAACCGTCGCCGTGGTGGGTGCATTTGTGGGACTGCTACCGCAACCCGTTTAATATCCTGCTGACCATTCTTGGGGCGATCTCCTATGCCACTGAAGATCTGTTCGCCGCGGGAGTGATCGGCCTGATGGTGGCGATCTCCACGCTGCTGAACTTTGTGCAGGAAGCCCGCTCCACCAAAGCGGCTGATGCGCTGAAGGCGATGGTCAGCAACACCGCGACGGTGCTGCGGGTGATTAACGAAAAAGGGGAAAGCGGCTGGCTTGAACTGCCGATCGATCAGCTGGTGCCCGGCGACGTCATTAAGCTGTCGGCTGGCGATATGATCCCCGCCGATCTGCGCGTGATACAGGCGCGCGATCTGTTTGTCGCCCAGGCGTCGTTAACCGGCGAATCGCTGCCGGTGGAGAAGTTCGCCGCCAGCCGTGAAGCCGCGCACAGCAACCCGCTCGAGTGCGACACCCTGTGCTTTATGGGCACCAACGTGGTAAGCGGCACCGCGCAGGCCATCGTGATCGCTACCGGCGGCAACACCTGGTTTGGTCAGCTGGCGGGGCGCGTCAGCGAACAGGAGACCGAGCAGAACGCCTTCCAGCAGGGGATCAGCCGCGTCAGCATGTTGTTGATTCGCTTTATGCTGGTCATGGCGCCGGTGGTGCTGGTGATTAACGGCTATACCAAAGGGGACTGGTGGGAAGCGGCGCTGTTTGCGCTCTCCGTCGCCGTCGGCCTGACGCCGGAAATGCTGCCAATGATTGTCACCTCGACGCTGGCGCGCGGGGCAGTGAAGCTGTCGAAGCAAAAAGTGATCGTGAAGCATCTTGACGCCATTCAGAACTTTGGCGCGATGGACATTCTCTGCACCGATAAAACCGGTACGCTGACCCAGGATAAAATCGTACTGGAAAATCATACCGATATCTCAGGTAAATCCTGCGAACACGTACTGCACTCGGCGTGGCTGAACAGCCACTACCAGACGGGGCTGAAAAACCTGCTCGATACCGCGGTGCTGGAAGGCGTGGATGAAGCCTCCGCGTGTGAACTGGCCGCCCGCTGGCAGAAAATCGATGAGATCCCGTTTGATTTCGAACGTCGCCGCATGTCGGTGGTGGTGGCCGAAGAGGCGGCGGTGCATCAGCTGGTGTGCAAAGGCGCATTGCAGGAGATCCTTAACGTCTGCAGCCGGGTACGTCATAACGGCGAAATTGTGCCGCTGGATGACAGTATGCTGCGCCGGGTTAAGCGCGTCACCGATTCGCTGAACCGTCAGGGGCTGCGCGTGGTGGCGGTGGCGACGAAATATCTGCCGGCGCGGGAAGGGGATTATCAGCGTATCGACGAGTCCGATCTGATCCTCGAAGGTTACATCGCCTTCCTCGATCCGCCGAAAGAGACCACCGCGCCTGCGCTGAAGGCGTTGAAGGCCAGCGGCATCACGGTGAAGATCCTCACCGGCGACAGCGAGCTGGTGGCGGCGAAGGTGTGTCATGAAGTGGGACTGGACGCAGGCGAAGTGGTTATCGGTAGCGATATCGAAGAGATCAGCGACGACGAGCTGGCGGCGCTGGCGCAGCGCACCACGCTGTTTGCCCGTCTGACGCCGATGCATAAAGAGCGCATTGTCACCCTGCTTAAGCGCGAAGGGCACGTGGTTGGCTTTATGGGCGACGGCATTAACGACGCCCCGGCGCTGCGCGCGGCGGATATCGGCATCTCGGTTGACGGCGCGGTGGATATCGCCCGTGAAGCGGCTGATATTATCCTGCTGGAAAAGAGCCTGATGGTGCTGGAAGAGGGGGTCATTGAAGGCCGTCGCACCTTCTCGAACATGCTGAAGTACATCAAAATGACCGCCAGTTCGAACTTCGGTAACGTCTTCAGCGTGCTGGTGGCGAGCGCCTTTTTACCGTTTCTGCCGATGCTGCCGCTGCATCTGCTGATTCAGAACCTGCTGTACGATGTATCCCAGGTGGCGATCCCGTTTGATAACGTGGACGACGAGCAGATCCAGCAGCCGCAGCGCTGGAACCCGGCCGATTTGGGGCGCTTTATGATCTTCTTTGGCCCAATCAGCTCCATTTTCGACATTCTCACCTTCTGCGTGATGTGGTGGGTTTTCCACGCGAACGTGCCGGAAGCGCAAACGCTGTTCCAGTCCGGCTGGTTTGTTGTGGGCCTGCTGTCGCAAACGCTGATTGTGCATATGATCCGTACCCGCCGCGTGCCGTTTATCCAGAGCCGGGCCGCGTGGCCGCTGCTGTTAATGACGATGGTGGTGATGGCGGTAGGGATTGCGCTGCCGTTCTCGCCGCTGGCGGGCTATCTGCAATTGCAGGCGCTGCCGCTGAGCTACTTCCCGTGGCTGGTGGCCATCCTGGCGGGGTATATGACGCTAACGCAGTTAGTGAAAGGTTTTTACAGCCGTCGCTACGGCTGGCAGTAA
- a CDS encoding YhcH/YjgK/YiaL family protein produces MIVGNIHHLQSWLPEELREAIEYIKANVTEATEKGKHDIDGNRLFYLISEDTTEPFEQRRAEYHARYLDIQIVLKGQEGMTFSTLPADTPDTDWLADKDIAFLAAGEQEKTVILSEGDFVVFYPGEVHKPLCAVGAPAQVRKAVVKLLVA; encoded by the coding sequence ATGATCGTCGGCAATATTCACCATCTGCAATCCTGGCTTCCCGAGGAGCTGCGCGAAGCTATTGAGTACATTAAAGCCAATGTCACTGAGGCTACGGAAAAGGGCAAACATGATATCGACGGTAACAGACTGTTTTATCTGATTTCCGAAGATACGACCGAGCCGTTTGAGCAGCGCCGGGCGGAGTATCACGCGCGCTATCTGGATATCCAGATCGTACTTAAAGGGCAGGAAGGAATGACCTTCAGTACGCTACCTGCGGATACGCCGGACACCGACTGGCTGGCCGATAAAGACATCGCTTTCCTGGCGGCGGGCGAGCAGGAAAAAACGGTAATCCTCAGCGAAGGCGATTTTGTGGTCTTCTATCCGGGAGAAGTGCACAAACCGCTGTGCGCCGTCGGCGCGCCTGCGCAGGTGCGTAAAGCCGTGGTTAAACTGCTGGTGGCGTAA
- the argF gene encoding ornithine carbamoyltransferase gives MSGFYQKHFLKLLDFTPAELTALLQLAAKLKADKKSGKEEQKLTGKNIALIFEKDSTRTRCSFEVAAYDQGARVTYLGSSGSQIGHKESIKDTARVLGRMYDGIQYRGYGQEVVETLAEYAGVPVWNGLTDEFHPTQLLADLLTMQEHLPGKAYNQMTLVYAGDARNNMGNSMLEAAALTGLDLRLVAPQACWPEDALVAECLAMAKKNGGNITLTEDIAAGVKGADFIYTDVWVSMGEPKEKWAERIALLRDYQVNSQMMALSGNPQVKFLHCLPAFHDDQTTLGKKMAAEFGLHGGMEVTDEVFESPASIVFDQAENRMHTIKAVMAATLSQ, from the coding sequence ATGTCAGGTTTTTATCAGAAGCATTTTTTAAAATTACTCGATTTCACCCCTGCCGAACTCACCGCGCTGCTGCAACTCGCCGCTAAACTGAAAGCCGACAAAAAGAGCGGTAAAGAAGAACAAAAGCTGACTGGCAAAAATATCGCGCTCATCTTCGAAAAAGACTCGACCCGTACACGATGCTCTTTCGAAGTTGCCGCATATGACCAGGGCGCGCGCGTGACGTATCTCGGCTCCAGCGGCAGCCAGATCGGGCATAAAGAGTCGATTAAAGATACCGCCCGCGTGCTGGGACGGATGTATGACGGCATTCAGTACCGCGGCTATGGACAAGAGGTGGTCGAAACGCTGGCGGAATATGCCGGAGTCCCGGTGTGGAACGGCTTAACCGATGAGTTTCATCCGACCCAGCTACTGGCAGACCTGCTGACCATGCAGGAGCACCTGCCGGGGAAAGCCTACAACCAGATGACGCTGGTGTACGCGGGCGATGCGCGCAACAACATGGGCAACTCCATGCTGGAAGCCGCCGCCTTAACCGGGCTGGATCTGCGTCTGGTCGCGCCGCAGGCCTGCTGGCCGGAGGATGCGCTGGTCGCCGAATGCCTGGCGATGGCGAAGAAAAACGGCGGCAATATTACGCTGACGGAAGATATCGCTGCGGGCGTAAAAGGCGCGGACTTTATCTATACCGACGTCTGGGTGTCGATGGGCGAACCAAAAGAGAAATGGGCGGAGCGTATCGCGCTGCTGCGTGACTACCAGGTTAACAGCCAGATGATGGCGCTTTCCGGTAATCCGCAGGTGAAGTTTCTGCACTGTCTGCCGGCGTTTCATGACGACCAGACCACGCTGGGCAAGAAAATGGCGGCGGAGTTCGGGCTGCACGGCGGAATGGAAGTGACCGATGAGGTGTTTGAATCACCCGCCAGCATTGTCTTCGACCAGGCTGAAAACCGGATGCACACGATTAAAGCGGTGATGGCGGCGACATTGTCGCAGTGA
- a CDS encoding arginine repressor: MMDYDDFPAKEQQQLAVCQRLISEKRYLSQEEIRRDLQGHGFENISQSSVSRLLRILGVIKIRNTKGQKIYSVNPQQRPAPDAARSVAEMVVSVEHNREFILIHTVAGYGCAVASILNYHALPEILGVIAGSNIVWVAPRVVQRTALVHKQINYLLKMH, from the coding sequence ATGATGGATTACGATGATTTCCCCGCTAAAGAGCAGCAGCAGCTGGCGGTCTGCCAGCGCCTGATTAGCGAAAAAAGGTATCTTTCGCAGGAAGAAATTCGTCGCGACCTGCAAGGACACGGCTTTGAAAACATCAGTCAGTCGTCGGTATCGCGGCTGCTGAGAATACTTGGCGTCATAAAAATCAGAAATACAAAAGGCCAAAAAATTTATTCGGTGAATCCACAGCAGCGTCCGGCACCGGACGCCGCCCGTTCCGTCGCAGAAATGGTGGTCAGCGTCGAGCACAATCGCGAATTTATCCTGATCCATACCGTTGCCGGATATGGCTGCGCCGTTGCCAGTATCCTTAATTATCACGCCCTGCCAGAGATCCTCGGCGTGATTGCCGGCAGCAATATCGTCTGGGTCGCACCACGGGTTGTACAGCGCACGGCGCTGGTGCATAAGCAAATTAATTATTTGCTAAAAATGCATTAA
- the pyrI gene encoding aspartate carbamoyltransferase regulatory subunit: MTHDNKLQVEAIKCGTVIDHIPAQVGFKLLTLFKLTETDQRITIGLNLPSGEMGRKDLIKIENTFLTAEQVNQLSLYAPQATVNRIDNYEVVGKSRPSLPDRIESVLVCPNSNCISHAEPVSSSFAVKKRADDIALKCKYCEKEFSHYVVLAN; encoded by the coding sequence ATGACACATGACAATAAACTACAGGTTGAAGCGATCAAATGCGGCACCGTAATCGATCACATTCCCGCCCAGGTTGGCTTCAAATTACTGACCCTGTTTAAGCTGACCGAAACCGACCAGCGCATCACCATTGGTCTGAACCTTCCTTCCGGCGAAATGGGCCGCAAGGACCTGATCAAAATTGAGAACACCTTCCTGACCGCCGAGCAGGTTAACCAGCTTTCGCTGTACGCGCCGCAGGCCACCGTGAACCGCATCGACAACTACGAGGTGGTGGGAAAATCGCGCCCAAGCCTGCCGGATCGCATTGAAAGCGTGCTGGTGTGCCCGAACAGCAACTGCATCAGTCATGCTGAACCGGTTTCGTCCAGTTTTGCAGTGAAAAAGCGCGCAGATGACATCGCGCTCAAATGCAAATACTGCGAAAAAGAGTTTTCTCATTATGTGGTGCTGGCCAACTAA